The genome window CGCCCAGGAAGGAGCCGCCGCATGACCACCATCGCATCCACACTGTCCGCTGCCGACGGGAACGAAAGCCGGGCCGGGCTGCTCGGCCTTATTCCCCTTGTGAAAAGCCGCTGGGGACTGCTCGCCTGGACCATCCTTTCCGGCATCCTCAGCCAGGGGGGGGCTCTTGCCACCTTCGCCGTCGGCGCCTGGCTGGTCGGCCGGGCGGCAACCGGAACGCCGCCGGCGGCGCTAGTGCCCGGATTCTGGATTCTCGGCATCGCCGTGGCCATCGCCGTCGGCGCGCGCCAGTGGCAGGCCTACGTGTCCCATGAACTGGCCTTTTCCCTCATCGAAACCCTGCAGGTCGGGATTTACGACGGCCTGGAACGCTCGGCCCCGCGCTATGTGCTGGGCCGGCGCACCGGCGAGTTGGCCTCGGTGGCCACGGCGGACGCGGAGCTGATGGAGCATTTTTATGCCCATACGCTCGCCGATTACGTCGGCGCCATCATCGTCCCGCTGGGCGCGCTTGTCGTCCTCGCCTTTTTGCATCCCCTGGCCGCGCTGACGCTGCTGCCGTTCATGCTCCTCGTTGCCTCGGTGCCGTATTGGCTGGCCAGCCGGGCCGGGGCCCAGGGCCGCGTCGTCATGGAACACCTGGGCCGGCTCAACGCCGATACCGTGGAAACCATCCAATCCCTGCGCGAACTGGCCATTTTCGGCCGGGAAAAGGACTTTCTCGACCGCCTTCGCGAAGGATCGCAAAGGCTTGCCGCGACGCAACGCCGCTACGGCATCCGCGCCGGGCTCGAACACGCGGCCATCGATCTGTCCGTGGCCGGCGCGACGCTGGCCGCGGCGATCGTCGGGCTTTGGCTGCTGCGCGCCGGAGACCTGCCGCTGGCCTCTTATCCGCTCATGCTGGTGCTGTCCGGCGCGGCGCTCATTCCCATCGTCGAGGTGACCCAAACCGCCCGCAAACTCGGCGAATTGCGGGCCGGCGCCCGGCGCATCCTGACCATCTTCACCCAGAAGAGCTGCGTCCGGGATGACGGCCAGGCCCCGATCCCAAACGACACGACCTTGTCCTTTGAAACCGTGGGGTTCCGTTATGACACCGCGGGGGGGAAGCCGGTTCTCGACGGGATCAGCCTGACGCTACCTCCCGGGGAAATGGTGGCGCTGGTCGGCGCCTCGGGAGCGGGAAAAAGCACCTGCGCCGCGCTGGCCCTGCGGTTTTGGGATGTGACGGGCGGGTCCATCCGGCTTGGGGGGCGGGACATTCGCGAGCTTCCCCTGACGGCCTTGCGCCGGGAAATCGCCTGGGTCCCCCAGGAGGTGCACCTTTTCAACGAGAGTGTTGCCGACAATATCCGGCTCGGGAAGCCCGAGGCCTCGTTGGAGGATGTGGAACGCGCGGCGCGTCTGGCCCAGGCCCATACGTTCATCACGGCGCTTCCGGAAGGCTACGACACGCGCTGCGGCGAACAAGGGGCGCGGCTTTCCGGCGGGCAGCGGCAGCGCATCGCCATTGCCCGGGCGCTGCTCGTCCAAGCGCCCATCCTTCTCCTTGACGAGGCCTCATCCAACCTTGACAGCGAAAACGAAGCCGCGTTCCAGGCCGCCCTGGCCTCCATTCGCGGCAAGCGGGCCATGTTGGTGATCGCCCATCGGCTTTCCACCATCAAACACGCCGATCGGATTCTGGTTATGGAGCGCGGACGCATCGTCGAACAGGGAACCCATGCCCAACTCCTCGCCAAAGGCGGAGCCTACGCCGCCCTGGCCGAAGCATCGGAAGACTGAGCCGGGAGCCTGCTCCGGCTTGCGCGTGGGCCCCGCCCAGGGAGCTCACGCGCAAGCCAATCCGTGTTTCCCCATGCCTGACCTTCCTCGCACAA of Solidesulfovibrio fructosivorans JJ] contains these proteins:
- a CDS encoding ABC transporter ATP-binding protein; its protein translation is MTTIASTLSAADGNESRAGLLGLIPLVKSRWGLLAWTILSGILSQGGALATFAVGAWLVGRAATGTPPAALVPGFWILGIAVAIAVGARQWQAYVSHELAFSLIETLQVGIYDGLERSAPRYVLGRRTGELASVATADAELMEHFYAHTLADYVGAIIVPLGALVVLAFLHPLAALTLLPFMLLVASVPYWLASRAGAQGRVVMEHLGRLNADTVETIQSLRELAIFGREKDFLDRLREGSQRLAATQRRYGIRAGLEHAAIDLSVAGATLAAAIVGLWLLRAGDLPLASYPLMLVLSGAALIPIVEVTQTARKLGELRAGARRILTIFTQKSCVRDDGQAPIPNDTTLSFETVGFRYDTAGGKPVLDGISLTLPPGEMVALVGASGAGKSTCAALALRFWDVTGGSIRLGGRDIRELPLTALRREIAWVPQEVHLFNESVADNIRLGKPEASLEDVERAARLAQAHTFITALPEGYDTRCGEQGARLSGGQRQRIAIARALLVQAPILLLDEASSNLDSENEAAFQAALASIRGKRAMLVIAHRLSTIKHADRILVMERGRIVEQGTHAQLLAKGGAYAALAEASED